CATACTGACCAACGAGGAAACGAAGCCTACCACAATGCTCGACAAGCAGTGATTAGTGAAATCGCAATCGAAGTGCAAACGAtgctataaaataaaaagttaagaAACGAGTGACAAACATCGAAATCGAAGCTATGCGGTTTGAAACCCCGGTCGCAGTCAATTATCGAAAGAGCACTCTAAGCTAGATTAAGTTAGATCAAGACAATAACCTTAATAACACTATAGAAAAAACACTCAACAGAaattataatttccaaaatcttTATAACCCATTTATAATTTCTGTCGCTAATTACCTCAGTGGTAGATGCGATATGTTtgcaaaataaagaaaatatgaatataccCATATAAATTAACTGATGCTACAACTTACTCTGTAGGTGTTTGGACGTTGCAAAATTCTTGGATGCAGTAGAAAACATTATTGAATGTAGTGAAGATTGGACTGTATAAGTAGGTGAACAGATAGATgtgattttatttgaatttttattatatttttcaaaatccagATGATTGCTTTTTGCTGCTTGTAattctgtaaataaaaatttaatcgaattgaaaggatttattataaataaataataaagtatgAGTCCGAatctatatcaataattttcagaaatacCATGATATAGTGAAGAGCCGAAGTGGTTTAACATTTATATGATATTTTAGAACTAAGGATTTTACTTTTAATCAGTCATAACAACTTCATAGTCAATTTATTGTGGGTAGATTTTTCGTATCTTCCATTTCTAGTAATAAATCAAAGGCAAAACTGTTTTAATGCTTCTCTGAATTTGGTTACATCCAAAAAAGATAATGATATACAGTTCCGTTTAACGTTCGATGATCCATCTTTCATTTTCTACTGTAACGGGTTGCCAGATGCGGATACCAAGTGCTGTATATTGAAAGCTGTCATAGACACTTCAAgcagaaaattttattactaaagcATCCAAAAAAGACAttggagaatattttcaaatttctaaaatgattgATAAGGGAATTCAACTTGCTCGctgtgattttttattattcgatttattattgtttccgactttttgatgaaattaaatgatgaaatgaatgttgaaatatcattttcttcCATAACGTCGGTGAAATAAATGTAATTCTCGTTTCGATAACCCAGTTATCGTCTTCATAAGCTAAAGAGAATCAGTTGATTCTTGAATAGGATCTAagttatttgaaagaaattgtaCAATAAATGTCTCGCTCCTGAGTGAATcctaatgaaataaaaaatatttaaacttactcTTTGATATCACACCATCAAACTGACGATTAGATAGACATTTTAACTGATAATTTTCACCAATTTAAATAACCAAATTATTGatatgaattatattaattttctttgaacATGAATAATTCGTGAATTGAAATGAAAACTggcatttttgacgttttataataattttgacttATGAATATTAGTGACACTAGAACTAAGCATGTTTCACAATATTGACTTTATTGCGGTTttcagaatatttgaaaaattaaatttaataaaatggtATAATCATGATAAAATTGGCCAATTAAAATTGATCATACGATTATGGCAGCGTATAGGTATGCTTGGAGATATGGTTTCTCAAAAAGACAGAAAacgagaaaatgaaaaaacgaCTATCTATATAGTAAGCTATAATTCATTGACTGATAGCAATGCTTCAAAAATAATGTACActcaatattcataataaataaagttaaaaaagaaaaactaaaaatcacACTTGTGGAGCACATTATACTGATGTAGGTAATATAGAAAATCTCCAATTGAGAGCAGAcagttttaatatttgtttcgatgcaaattatttctaaaaaaattttccgaaaaaaaaacgGAAGTTGACGTCTTAGCCCGCTCGACTAACGAACGCAATTAATGTAGTGGGATATACTAATAGCAACAAAGGAtagttacaaacaaacaaacaaacaaacaaacaatcaaGCTCACAATCTCAAATACAAGTGCTGATTTAAGCGTTTTAAAAAATGAACGATTTATCATTATCGGTCAATTCGTTATAGAATCTTAATGCATACTACTCgagcaaattgaaataatcgattattttcctACGCTAACGTGATTTATCACAGATTAAGTGACGTTATTTATGatataatcttttattttcaattctcctgtgatataataataataatattaataataataataaggaaAATACAAGATCGAATTTTGTAACATTTGGAACGGAGctaattacataattttttctacgtcctATCTTTAAAGTACCTTGTATTTCACCAGTTTGTAGCACGTAAAGCAGTTGTTAATGGTTAgggtaaaaaaaaagaaaaagcgtTAAATAAGTGCCATGAAgttaactttttttaacaagCTAACGTCAGTGCAATTCGTCCACActgctatttaaaaaaatatccttCGATTTTGACATGAAAGCATGATAGCACATAAATTGATTTGACTTTAATCAGTTATtcgatttgttttaatttagtagtgactctctattattattattgttaagaTGCGAAGTGAAGATTCTGACTTTGAAATATGTACTTCCAATGAAATCATAGAAAAGGCATGTGGCAGCATCCAAAATAAACTATCTAAAATAATATAACACTTTTATGAAATGACGGAACCAGAATAATATTCACAGCTGTACAAAACACGTGCTATTAGCTTATTTTGAACAAAGGTCTAGTTAAAAGCAGccttatttataaattataatgtaGATTTAAGTAAATATGCCATATTAAGAGTATTTCTGGAAGGAACCGGAAAAATCTGATACATTCTCAAGAGAGAAAATAAACAAGTTTTAGcagtataaaatgaaaactgatGGGTTGAAAATAAGGAGGGCTTCCACTCATCACGGTTCCAGGTTCAAAAATGCTTACAAGTCGTTTAAACATGAAGTTGATACATTTATGCTAATCTGACATCGAAAAACGCAATCAGCAACTACTTCTTCtcataatatagaaaaaaagttgTTGATATAAccactttttcgaaaatttcatcgTTAATTGCACAATATTCAAGTTTACCGCATCCAGAAGAATGAAGAGGTCATGCGTTTTGCCGTACTCCGGCATCACTTGTAGTTGTTTCGGGTGAAGACATTCTTCAGTTAAAACAACATGGAGGATGGATATCCACTGCAACTGCCGCAGGATATGTAATCAATTctctcaacaaaaaaataaatggagcTCCATGAATTTCAAAGGAAACTAATAACAATAGTTTATTAAACTAACCTTCTACATCATTTGAGAATCGAGAGACCAATTTGACTGTTACAAATATTCAACACCTAAATGAAGCTTTATTTGGTAACAAAACAGACACAAACGTGACTggatcaaaaattcatataagtCATATAATTAGGTTTTAGTTTGGCTTAATATCGTTGTCCATAATTaactttcaattcaataatttttatgcgTTAGTTCTTAATTGTAATTTATCGTAGGAGCTTAATTGAAATATCcgaaatttctatttgaattttatttttttgtaatatatgcAACATAtgcataaataatttttttattcactcatagaattgttattttttccatatgTAAAAAAATGCCAGTTTAGGCACTAGTtgcataaattattatttactacTAACGAGcgtaaagtacgtactttcgAGCGATTCCAACTTCACTTTAAGCTTTAGTGCATAGAGAAACATACCTAAGCAGTAGTGTGTaaagtaaattattatcaaaatctcTATAAAGTAGTGGCTAGAGTACAAGGCACACATGCGGGAGGTCTCAGGTTCAAGTCGcgttcatttttttctctacttatgtaataattatatttagctgttttgttaatttgttctaatctggattaaaatattcaaaatattaataaatatataaggTATTTTATAAGGAATTAATAAAAGCGTTATAGTTTCTTCTAACGAAGAATATTACCattaaattttcgtattttgagaaaattttcgttagtattgtatgcaattcgtgtgtaaaggcGTTTTTCGATGAGAAAAGGCCACTTAACACACTTGTTACATGAATAACTATGTTAATACtggagaaaattttaaaataatttgtggGATGACTGATATACTTGAAAACTAAGTTATATgatggaatataaaaataacaaattttgaaaggAACAATGAAGAGAAATGACGAAGCATGCAAATGGCTTTACTGGAATGGTGAAAAAAGTTAGATAGGACATTCATCGGTAAAAGCACTACGAAAATTTAACTACATTTCCTTCGAATAAAGTGAAGCCGATCGATTCTTTAGTCGAAATCTTCAATAGTTCACTAATGCAAATCTTTTTTGATCTTTTTGGATAATTTTAGAATCTACTTAAACTTAGTCTTTCGGAAACTATAATTGGAACTAAACAcaaggtaattttatactttcgcggtcccctcatttttggctctagaaaatcgaaaaatcatccgatttcgattaatttttttttcaaaatcttcgtttttacggcggatttatgaaaaaaatgaaaaaaaatatgggaaatgtCTCTCACTTCTttgcatataatcgttcataaaaatttttacaaagcatcaaccgcaattcatatatatttttcgttaatctacacaaaaaacgaacattttggaataaagtggaaaatgtttgtttatttatgttttatctCTAACAGCCAACcttagtaagataccattttttttaatggtgaaaatttcaagttaacttttaatattacaCACTTGATTATAATaagattttaagaatgtttttctccatataacttcaataattacttaataaaaatgttataaacgattatatgtgagaaaaagTCAATTATAAGAGAAatggttattaattttaattttaaaaacatgataaatcaacatttttgcgtaatttttttttcaatttgtttttttgtagattatgaaaaaagtataacactttatttgattatttggagtaaagttatcaacaattataagttttcatttttttttatttccataccagcccgccgtaaaaacgaagatttaaaaaaaataatcgaaatcggatttttcgattttatagagCCAAAAAatgaggggaccgcgaaagtataaaattaccaaaaacaaTACCATCCAGCACCACTATTCGGTTCGTCTAATTATATACCCACTAATAGACGCTTTATGGCGCCATCTTTAATACCAACTTAGAATCAGTGAGGATTCTAAGCATATACtcaaaaataatcgtttttattaTACAGAAGATTGTTTCAgcttattttagttttattgacAATCTGATATATGAATCTCTATCAAATGAAAATCGAAATACATTTAGTTTCTTAATATTTAAAACTCAAATCTTTTTATACTATCTAGaagcaataaaaaattcaattactgtaattttaaaatattaagaagATCAAGCTGACGAGCAAATAAAGTATGAATGAATAACACTTAccatctaaataatttttatattctgcAGTCTCACAACTCATGCCATTATTACTGTGTCTATGGGCATAAGTTTCGAGCTTCGAATCATTTGAGAATTCAGATTTTTCCACAccattagaaaaatattgatgtgGGAATGGTTTCTTCGTATACTTCACGTTCGACATACAATCATCATCGCTTTGATAAGGATTCTTGCAATCTTGATCTAAACTTTTCTTATGGTGATCAATATCGTCAAAAGTTGTTTTTGAGCATGATTTATATCCTCTTAATGACATACTTTCCTCATTCATCTTATTCAAAATCAAACTCTCTTGTATAGCTCCTAATTTATAAATACTGTGTGAGCTATTAAGACCcgtcttcaatttttttatttgcagtaTTTCATTTGTTCCTGATAATTGTGGTTTATCAATGTTTCTCATTAAAAAAGTCTTTTCAGGTTTTAGAAGAGAGCAATTTGTAGGTagactcaatttttttccaaagccatccatttttgaatttgaataagaATTTTCTTTATGTGGATACATTTCAAGTGTTAAATCAGAATGAAGTAAAGCGGCTGGGTAGTTTTTATTAGATACATTTGCAGTAGGGAATTCTGTTCTCACCAAACTTTCACTTGCCTCATTTTTCTCATCAGTACTTATTTTAGAATCTGATACTAGTAATTCGTCTTGCTGACAATTTTTTGACGATTCATCTTTTAACTTTTGATTAACGAAATCATCTTTCTCTGTTGTTTCCAACATCTTTGGCGATTCTGAAATTGGATTCAATTTTTCAGATGGAACCGAGGAAGAAATAGTTGCTGTAGTTTGCAAGATATGACCAATTTTCTGTTCAAATTCACGAGTGACAGAATTCGGTGTTGGTCCTTTGGTAATAGATCCACATGTAGACATTGGAGAATCTTTATCGTCTTTTAAGGCATTCTGACAAGGAGCTTTCTGTGGTATTGCTGTTAGTCTATGGTATTTTGATAACTTATCAGTATTCACTTCTATTTTTGATGAATCTATGAATAGTGGTTGATATTCGGatatgtaatttattatttttttagctgCTTTTGTTAATGTATTTGAAGTAATACATTGTGCGTCTTCAACTTTTTGCAGCTCACAATCATATgtcgatttattattattattaagagttggtaaattttttgatatcataATGTTGTGTTGCAAATCACGAATAGCCCCCCCTTGGGGGGCTAGGACTAAAAAATGCTGTTTATTACTCACAGATGTTTCTATGACAGTTGATGGTTCCGAATTTTTTCGTTGCCTCTCATTACTGAGAGGCTGCTCTAAAAAAGACTGACACTCATTATTAtaagcaattattttttttgcagcTTCTGTTAATTGATTGACAACTCTAGTTTCTTGTGTACCAGACTTAGGGGGTggtttttctatattcaacTTTGGGGGTTTATTTGAAACATGCTGTTTTTCTGCTGTTAATTTCTGcgatgttttatatttttgaatatcaaCTTTTGATCGTAATTCTTGTTTACCTTCCAGCCTGCTTGATTCTGAAAGTTGgtgattatcaatttttttcaacatagcttttttaaaagatttttcaaattgattattttgtacATTCGTATTTAGAGTTAATCCTCGCTTTTCTCTTCTTGGGATTGAATCTAGCAAAGATTGTTCTCctgttttttgagaaattgttgTATTATCAGAATCGGTTAATTGTTGATTATTTTGAGACTCgttattgtaaatttttgagTGAGATTCTCTTTTTTGTGGTGATAATTTTTCAGATTTGTACGGTATATATTCTGTTGACAATTGTGTTAGTTTAGCATCTTGAGAATCTATTTTTGGAGGTGATTCTTGTCTATTTCCTTTTGGTATCGAGTTTAAGAAAGTCTGCTTATCAGATTTGtgtgacatattttttttgacaGTTTCTGTTAACTGTTGTATTTCATTTTGTGATTCCTGTCGACTTTCCTTTAGAGGTATGTCTGAAAAAGAATGCGCATCATATTTGTGAAGCATTATTTTCTTAGCAGCTTCGCTAAGTTGTTTTGTGTTTTTGGATACGGAATTATTCACTTTGGTGGATGATTCTTGAATATTTGCTTTTGGATGTAACTGTGGAATATGTTTATGGTCAGACTCAGTTTTATGAGTTAGTAAATTATTTGCCGCCTCTGTTAATTGCTGTATGTTATGAATGTTCGTTTTTGAAAACTCCTCTCTGGAAACTGGCTCTAAGtgagtttttttggaaaaattattcacaGTTTGTGAATTGcatgaaaatgatttaaatgaCTTTATATCGGAAACAACTTTACTCTCACTAATGTTAGGTGTTAGATTGACAtctgtttttaatttatcaccaaattttttatcagttgTTGTCAGAATAATTTCTGTCTTTGATGCGTTTTTAGAATTCTTAGTAATGGATTTATTTGTGGTTGCAATAGATATATTGGACCATGAAGatttagatttttcattttttgtagtgtcctgaaaattgattttttctaaagGCTTCATCGATGTCGACTTCAACCATCTTTGGTTACTCCTCTCAGAACGCGGGAAAATATGATTGACTATATCCTTGAAATTATGGGCTTCAAAGTATGCTTGACATCCAGATTTAGATATcgtcatttttttctgtaattccGGCTTTGTAACTCTATTCACAAGTTTTGGCTcatattttcgattttcatgtagaaattgaaattttgatctTCTATTTTGACAGCTTTGAGACACATTTGGTTTACATAACATCGATTTCGGTTTTTTACATTCCTGTGATTGTACTGATGTGAATGTTTTCTCTTTTAGTTGTTTTACAGTTTCAGAAGTATTGgtgttattgttgttttttatgtcTGTGCATTCAGTCTCTTGATGCACCGTCAATAGTGACTTTGCTTCTGTTTTAGGTTTTGAAGTTTCCGTAGAATCTATATCGTATGTGAAATTATGGTGTTTTTTCTCCACGTCACTAAAAGAATCGTTGGTTGATTTTGATTGTATTGGTATATTCACATTATTGACAGGTACTgtggttttcgaaatttttgttttcaaattgtttGTCTGATTCAACGCTTCTTCATTTGTTGATATTTTACTTGACTTGAAAGTTATGGGACTTTCAGGCTGAGTCGAACAACCTTCTTGATTATTCTTAAACGTACTAGAATCAACATAATTCTTTTTGAAATCTTGAATAGGCtcaattaattctttttcgttAGCTATTAAAATATCTCTTTGTTCATCGAAAGTATTATGAATAGTTGTATGTTTTATATTACGTATATTTTGTTCTCGTTTCTGTAAACACAAACTGTGATTGCTTTTTTTCTCGTTCATCTCAAAAAGTTTCGCTGTATTCAATCTATTAATTGACGGTACATTCAAAACTGATAGAACGGGGGAACTAGAAGGAGTtgtatattttgttgttttagttgttttattactattattaactttgtttgttaattgtttGTTCGTTAATTTGAAATCATTTGATGTTATTTCTTCCAGGTTTTTAACATTTGCTATAGCTATTTTAGTTTTACGATTTCTCTCAATTCTACCGTTTGAAATAGATTGTTTATTCTTGGAGTTGGATTTTAGTTTATCAAACAATGATGAATTTTTCGTCTCGATAGGATTTGAATGAGAAAAGGTTGATGATTTTTCGGTTACCTTcataatatttccatatttggGTGATGACGAATTATGTTGGATTATTCCATGCTGTGATTTTTCCTCGATATCTTGTTTTTTTGATGAAGAacttttcaaattgtttttttctttatccaggccactatattttttaattttagatttattactGCTGAATTCTGAATTCAAGGATATGTGACTTTTTACAggaatcttcttttttattgcaATAACTTTAGGTTGGAACTTCTTACTAGATACagttttatcatctttttttgAAGTGTGTTCGATTGGAGATAGTTTAACATTTTTccccaattttgttattaaaggTAGTTTTGGAagtgattttgaatttttgttgacTGTTAGAGCTTTCAAATGCAACTTTCCGACTTGCGGAGGCTGCTTTATATCAAAGCGCTTCTCAAAAGGTGGTTTAATTTGATAAGTTGCACTTTTACTTTTTGTCACGTTCGATGGATTCGCATTAGCTGCGAAAGAAGACTTCATTCGaacatcaatatttatattagattgtgcaaaaaatttctttttcagaCATGGCGGAGGCTTTTTTGCTATAACTTTATTCTTTTCGGTAGTAGGGGGTTTGAAATTCTGCAGTTTCTTAAGGCTCTCATAGAAAAGATCGTcacttaaaatatttgttgaagtACTATTTAGCTTCTTTTTGATTCTTTCATTTGCTTCTTTCTCCTCTAATGACGCGCTATTAGTTTGATTttgaagtttgaattttttaggTTTTGGTAGTATTCTACTACTATTATTGTAACCAGCTAGTGGTAAATTGTGGATTAGGAAAAATGGAGtctgatatttttgtttaaatattgacgatgttgaataatttcttcgatcatttttatttttttcacactttgcgcttatttttttctctttgacAATTTTGGGCAGCGTAATAGAATGAAGgcgttttgttttcaatataacGGGgctaaatatttgttttgtaccGAATGGTCTCATATTTCGTGGCTGCAAATATTGGGTAGTCGCTTCACCATTTACCATTTCCAGCTTTTGcatctttttgaaaatatttacttgcGTGTCTAGTTGTCGGGGTCGTGCTGCTTCTAGTTCATATTTGTCGCCAGTTTGAAATTTGATGTCAAAATGAGATTCTTCATTGTATTCTGATTTGTCATGTTCGCCTGGTCCTctactgtattttttttcattttgtaccCGATTTCCATTCCCATATTTTTTCTGATATTCACTGATTTGGGACACATGAcctacaaatataaatatgtaaatattttgttaaattttgttaaacAAACTGACTCTCTATTCATCATCGCTAAGATGGTAAAGACTATTGTAGGATATTATTCCTTTGAGTTGGTTAATAGAATTCAagcaagcgtcaatttgaaaaatgaattttgaaattcattaatttgatgtttataaAAGAATAACACAATTTAAAACCGCcgaatctcaataaattattttccagacgttgaaaacataagtattcgaaagccaggaatatattaaagttagtacactttgccACATTCGCAAtacgaaaacgctcataatctagctgACAAAAACTTCATTCCAATTATGAACAATGATTAGTTAAGATTTGGcggttttgaattgtattttctagtaaaaaaacattaaatttgtgGATTTCAATATTGAAGTTGACGCTTAATTCCTTGAAATTATGGTTactatagaaattttcattggttatatTATGAATgccgttgaatttttataggttagataaggttagATTGTTATGAATGATACTGAATTTGAAGGCtgaaactatattttcaatattaatgtcccgagtgcatgtcaaattgtcgataatttaattttctcgagtgcgcgaatgcgcacgagaggaaattatgagacaatttgacatgcacgagagggaattttggcagactatttcctgagaaaaatttaatttaaaataaacaataattgttcctttctttaaaatataaaattaaaaccaaatgatgtttattaatcctagacgaaaatttggcactagtacaaattatcgataatttgcactagtgcagtattatcgctgaaatttgatcgttgctaggtaaagataaaatattacagctttttggttggcttaaatttttcgaaggaaatagtcagcGATATCGatcaattcgaaaaaaaaaaattggttgaaGTTTCATCCGACAATAATTAGAAACctattaaaaaatctaattcaaTCTTCCTAA
The window above is part of the Diorhabda sublineata isolate icDioSubl1.1 chromosome 3, icDioSubl1.1, whole genome shotgun sequence genome. Proteins encoded here:
- the LOC130441697 gene encoding uncharacterized protein LOC130441697 produces the protein MLRYFIKNLPGLSTRTAVSPHRYRSRLFRSVSPAIRYDSNRIEKEIIDQRSRSCKRSKSGQSLYDGCLSKLNGNQQRHVSQISEYQKKYGNGNRVQNEKKYSRGPGEHDKSEYNEESHFDIKFQTGDKYELEAARPRQLDTQTPFFLIHNLPLAGYNNSSRILPKPKKFKLQNQTNSASLEEKEANERIKKKLNSTSTNILSDDLFYESLKKLQNFKPPTTEKNKVIAKKPPPCLKKKFFAQSNINIDVRMKSSFAANANPSNVTKSKSATYQIKPPFEKRFDIKQPPQVGKLHLKALTVNKNSKSLPKLPLITKLGKNVKLSPIEHTSKKDDKTVSSKKFQPKVIAIKKKIPVKSHISLNSEFSTKLFEMNEKKSNHSLCLQKREQNIRNIKHTTIHNTFDEQRDILIANEKELIEPIQDFKKNYVDSSTFKNNQEGCSTQPESPITFKSSKISTNEEALNQTNNLKTKISKTTVPVNNVNIPIQSKSTNDSFSDVEKKHHNFTYDIDSTETSKPKTEAKSLLTVHQETECTDIKNNNNTNTSETVKQLKEKTFTSVQSQEYIPLKESRQESQNEIQQLTETVKKNMSHKSDKQTFLNSIPKGNRQESPPKIDSQDAKLTQLSTEYIPYKSEKLSPQKRESHSKIYNNESQNNQQLTDSDNTTISQKTGEQSLLDSIPRREKRGLTLNTNNQAGWKKLTAEKQHVSNKPPKLNIEKPPPKSGTQETRVVNQLTEAAKKIIAYNNECQSFLEQPLSNERQRKNSEPSTVIETSVSNKQHFLVLAPQGGAIRDLQHNIMISKNLPTLNNNNKSTYDCELQKVEDAQCITSNTLTKAAKKIINYISEYQPLFIDSSKIEVNTDKLSKYHRLTAIPQKAPCQNALKDDKDSPMSTCGSITKGPTPNSVTREFEQKIGHILQTTATISSSVPSEKLNPISESPKMLETTEKDDFVNQKLKDESSKNCQQDELLVSDSKISTDEKNEASESLVRTEFPTANVSNKNYPAALLHSDLTLEMYPHKENSYSNSKMDGFGKKLSLPTNCSLLKPEKTFLMRNIDKPQLSGTNEILQIKKLKTGLNSSHSIYKLGAIQESLILNKMNEESMSLRGYKSCSKTTFDDIDHHKKSLDQDCKNPYQSDDDCMSNVKYTKKPFPHQYFSNGVEKSEFSNDSKLETYAHRHSNNGMSCETAEYKNYLDDSIKRFEF